The following proteins are encoded in a genomic region of Desulfurobacterium indicum:
- a CDS encoding transposase, whose product MWCSFWGPPQDIQELLSEMYGMEISPSLISKLTERIIPKVEEWQW is encoded by the coding sequence TGCAGTTTTTGGGGTCCACCTCAGGATATTCAAGAGCTTTTATCAGAGATGTACGGCATGGAGATAAGTCCCTCTCTCATTTCAAAGCTCACAGAAAGGATAATTCCTAAGGTAGAAGAGTGGCAATGGTAG